From a single Rutidosis leptorrhynchoides isolate AG116_Rl617_1_P2 chromosome 5, CSIRO_AGI_Rlap_v1, whole genome shotgun sequence genomic region:
- the LOC139850628 gene encoding ubiquitin-conjugating enzyme E2 28-like isoform X1: MASKRILKELKDLQKDPPTSCSAGPVAEDMFHWQATIMGPADSPYFGGVFLVTIHFPPDYPFKPPKVAFRTKVFHPNINSNGSICLDILKEQWSPALTISKVLLSICSLLTDPNPDDPLVPEIAHMYKTDRSKYETTARSWTQKYAMG; this comes from the exons ATGGCTTCGAAGCGGATCTTGAAAGAACTCAAGGATCTTCAAAAAGACCCTCCTACCTCTTGCAGCGCAG GCCCTGTGGCAGAAGACATGTTTCACTGGCAAGCTACAATTATGGGGCCTGCTGACAGCCCTTATTTCGGTGGAGTGTTTCTAGTTACTATCCATTTTCCTCCGGATTATCCATTTAAGCCCCCTAAG GTGGCTTTCAGAACGAAGGTATTTCACCCAAACATTAACAGCAATGGCAGCATTTGTCTTGatattttgaaggaacaatggagcCCCGCTTTAACAATTTCCAAG GTCCTGTTGTCGATATGCTCGTTGTTGACGGACCCAAACCCAGACGACCCTCTTGTGCCTGAGATTGCTCACATGTACAAGACGGATAGGAGCAAGTATGAGACAACTGCACGTAGCTGGACCCAAAAGTATGCCATGGGGTAG
- the LOC139850628 gene encoding ubiquitin-conjugating enzyme E2 28-like isoform X2, with protein sequence MASKRILKELKDLQKDPPTSCSAEDMFHWQATIMGPADSPYFGGVFLVTIHFPPDYPFKPPKVAFRTKVFHPNINSNGSICLDILKEQWSPALTISKVLLSICSLLTDPNPDDPLVPEIAHMYKTDRSKYETTARSWTQKYAMG encoded by the exons ATGGCTTCGAAGCGGATCTTGAAAGAACTCAAGGATCTTCAAAAAGACCCTCCTACCTCTTGCAGCGCAG AAGACATGTTTCACTGGCAAGCTACAATTATGGGGCCTGCTGACAGCCCTTATTTCGGTGGAGTGTTTCTAGTTACTATCCATTTTCCTCCGGATTATCCATTTAAGCCCCCTAAG GTGGCTTTCAGAACGAAGGTATTTCACCCAAACATTAACAGCAATGGCAGCATTTGTCTTGatattttgaaggaacaatggagcCCCGCTTTAACAATTTCCAAG GTCCTGTTGTCGATATGCTCGTTGTTGACGGACCCAAACCCAGACGACCCTCTTGTGCCTGAGATTGCTCACATGTACAAGACGGATAGGAGCAAGTATGAGACAACTGCACGTAGCTGGACCCAAAAGTATGCCATGGGGTAG